A stretch of Ciconia boyciana chromosome 34, ASM3463844v1, whole genome shotgun sequence DNA encodes these proteins:
- the NAA10 gene encoding N-alpha-acetyltransferase 10, with protein sequence MNIRNARPEDLMNMQHCNLLCLPENYQMKYYFYHGLSWPQLSYIAEDENGKIVGYVLAKMEEDPDDVPHGHITSLAVKRSHRRLGLAQKLMDQASRAMIENFNAKYVSLHVRKSNRAALHLYSNTLNFQISEVEPKYYADGEDAYAMKRDLTQMADELRKQVEQKERGRPPAPTEPPRGGEGGGCGSGGGPPQPPAVPPPPEDGGADSKDVSEVSETTESTDVKDSSEASDSAS encoded by the exons ATGAACATCCGGAATGCGCGG CCCGAGGATTTGATGAACATGCAACACTGCaacctgctctgcctgcccgaGAACTACCAgatgaaatattatttctacCACGGTCTCTCGTGGCCCCAG CTCTCCTACATCGCTGAAGATGAAAACGGGAAGATCGTGGGCTACGTCCTGGCCAAGAT GGAGGAAGACCCCGATGACGTCCCTCACGGGCACATCACATCCCTG gcGGTGAAGCGATCCCACCGGCGCCTGGGGCTGGCGCAGAAGCTGATGGACCAGGCGTCCCGCGCCATGATCGAGAACTTCAACGCCAAGTACGTCTCCCTCCACGTCCGCAAAAG CAACCGGGCGGCTCTGCACCTCTACTCCAACACACTCAACTTCCA GATCAGCGAGGTGGAGCCCAAATACTATGCGGACGGGGAGGACGCCTACGCCATGAAGCGGGATCTCACCCAAATGGCGGACGAG CTGCGGAAACAAGTGGAGCAGAAGGAGCGTGGTcgccccccggcacccaccgAGCCCCcgcggggtggggaggggggggggtgtggaagtgggggggggcccccccaaCCTCCAGccgtccccccccctcccgAAGATGGGGGGGCCGACAGCAAGGACGTCAGCGAGGTGAGCGAGACCACCGAGAGCACCGATGTCAAAGACAGCTCCGAGGCCTCCGACTCCGCCTCATAG
- the LOC140645557 gene encoding U8 snoRNA-decapping enzyme-like isoform X1 yields the protein MWERGEQQPPLSRAAALALGRNGTGKRATGPGWRHACHVLLYAPLPAGSPPPGYAVLMQLRFDGRFGFPGGLVEPGGESLEAGLNRELREELGPAATGLSLRPHHHRGAKAWPVEGGGNGSDAGLVTHFYIRRLSWEELVAIERGGPRAPEHGLEVQGLVRVPLGEGLPAFLRHRFAGNAREQLLGGLAALGIRPPHNEEPTGDPQIQVAGEPLAPKLMGGERGGGMI from the exons ATGTGGGAGCGCGGGGAGCAGCAGCCGCCGCTGagccgggcggcggcgctggccCTGGGTAGGAACGGGACCGGGAAGCGGGCAACGGGGCCGGGGTGGCGGCACGCCTGCCACGTCCTGCTGTACGCCCCGTTGCCCGCCGGCTCCCCTCCACCGGGCTACGCCGTGTTG ATGCAGCTGCGGTTCGACGGGCGGTTCGGGTTCCCGGGGGGGCTGGTGGAGCCCGGCGGCGAGTCGCTGGAGGCCGGGCTGAACCGGGAACTGCGGGAGGAGCTGGGCCCGGCGGCGACCGGGTTGAGTTTACGACCCCACCATCACCGAGGCGCTAAGGCCTGGCCGGTGGAGGGCGGCGGAAACGGAAGTGACGCCGGGCTGGTGACGCATTTCTACATCCGGCGGTTAAGCTGGGAGGAACTGGTGGCCATCGAGAGGGGCGGCCCGCGGGCACCGGAGCACGGCCTGGAG gtGCAGGGGCTGGTGCGGGTTCCCCTGGGCGAGGGGCTCCCCGCTTTCCTGCGGCACCGCTTCGCCGGGAACGCCCgggagcagctcctggggggCCTCGCTGCCCTCGGCATCCGGCCCCCCCACAATGAGGAACCCaccggggacccccaaatccaGGTGGCCGGGGAGCCCCTCGCCCCAAAACTgatgggaggggaaaggggggggggaatgatCTAA
- the LOC140645557 gene encoding U8 snoRNA-decapping enzyme-like isoform X2, whose amino-acid sequence MWERGEQQPPLSRAAALALGRNGTGKRATGPGWRHACHVLLYAPLPAGSPPPGYAVLLRFDGRFGFPGGLVEPGGESLEAGLNRELREELGPAATGLSLRPHHHRGAKAWPVEGGGNGSDAGLVTHFYIRRLSWEELVAIERGGPRAPEHGLEVQGLVRVPLGEGLPAFLRHRFAGNAREQLLGGLAALGIRPPHNEEPTGDPQIQVAGEPLAPKLMGGERGGGMI is encoded by the exons ATGTGGGAGCGCGGGGAGCAGCAGCCGCCGCTGagccgggcggcggcgctggccCTGGGTAGGAACGGGACCGGGAAGCGGGCAACGGGGCCGGGGTGGCGGCACGCCTGCCACGTCCTGCTGTACGCCCCGTTGCCCGCCGGCTCCCCTCCACCGGGCTACGCCGTGTTG CTGCGGTTCGACGGGCGGTTCGGGTTCCCGGGGGGGCTGGTGGAGCCCGGCGGCGAGTCGCTGGAGGCCGGGCTGAACCGGGAACTGCGGGAGGAGCTGGGCCCGGCGGCGACCGGGTTGAGTTTACGACCCCACCATCACCGAGGCGCTAAGGCCTGGCCGGTGGAGGGCGGCGGAAACGGAAGTGACGCCGGGCTGGTGACGCATTTCTACATCCGGCGGTTAAGCTGGGAGGAACTGGTGGCCATCGAGAGGGGCGGCCCGCGGGCACCGGAGCACGGCCTGGAG gtGCAGGGGCTGGTGCGGGTTCCCCTGGGCGAGGGGCTCCCCGCTTTCCTGCGGCACCGCTTCGCCGGGAACGCCCgggagcagctcctggggggCCTCGCTGCCCTCGGCATCCGGCCCCCCCACAATGAGGAACCCaccggggacccccaaatccaGGTGGCCGGGGAGCCCCTCGCCCCAAAACTgatgggaggggaaaggggggggggaatgatCTAA
- the TSPYL2 gene encoding testis-specific Y-encoded-like protein 2 isoform X1, whose protein sequence is MSGAGADRPSPAKLRRLDAPTGTDPAAVAHRETSPPAGGRGEGGGAHAGSAATGHAQSAGAPAPPSGGGLESAASLRGGLKTTMGPKGSLETAVTRCLEQGEGGLETPSKVTGSLETTREVTGSLETDAALRGGLKTTNRRKGSLETAVTRCLEQGRRGKGGLETTREVTGSLDTAATGHLEQHTRGKGSLETSSEVMGSLETTNRRKGSLKTTLTHCLEQGRRSQGGLETTSEVTGSLETTREITGSLETNASLRGGPKTTNRRKGSLETTVTRCLEQGRRGKGDLETTAEPEGSLETAAGPKEGLETTTTACSEQSRGGKRVPEPKGGPAPGARQKGHSPEECAVISLGEEEEEEEEEEEEEGPGRYLAALEAVQLELEAVEEQAARAFRRLRAKFWLRRRPHLQRRNRLIQHIPGFWVTAFLNHPQLSAMISDRDEDALSYMTSLQVEEFGQARPGCRIRFFFSVNPYFQNDVVAKEFVRGPSGHLVSHSTPIRWWQGQDPRARPHKGPPAPRSFFAWFGDHSFPAGDRIAEIIKEELWPNPLQFYLLGEGAEGTPESESGEDCVVIVDDDEDVQEIPDDGSGVEEVLTEEPPSPPDGLTDPNRGRD, encoded by the exons atgagcggggccggggcggacCGGCCCTCCCCCGCCAAGCTCCGCCGCTTGGACGCGCCCACCGGGACGGACCCGGCCGCCGTCGCCCACCGGGAGACGTCACCCCCCGCCGGAGGTCGCGGTGAGGGCGGTGGCGCGCATGCGGGAAGCGCCGCGACCGGGCATGCGCAGAGCGCCGGCGCGCCAGCGCCCCCTAGCGGCGGCGGCTTGGAAAGCGCCGCTTCCCTCAGGGGGGGCCTGAAGACCACCATGGGGCCCAAGGGGAGCCTGGAGACCGCCGTCACCCGCTGCTTGGAGCAGGGCGAGGGGGGCCTGGAGACCCCCAGCAAGGTCACGGGGAGCCTGGAGACCACCAGGGAGGTCACGGGGAGCCTGGAGACCGATGCTGCCCTCAGGGGGGGCCTGAAGACCACCAACAGGCGTAAGGGGAGCCTGGAGACCGCTGTCACCCGCTGCTTGGAGCAGGGCcgaagggggaaggggggccTGGAGACCACCAGGGAGGTCACAGGGAGCCTGGACACCGCTGCCACCGGCCACTTGGAGCAGCACAcaagggggaaggggagcttGGAGACCAGCAGCGAGGTCATGGGGAGCCTGGAGACCACCAACAGGCGCAAGGGGAGCCTGAAGACCACTCTCACCCATTGCTtggagcaggggagaaggagCCAGGGGGGCCTGGAGACCACCAGTGAGGTCACGGGGAGCCTGGAGACCACCAGGGAGATCACGGGGAGCCTGGAAACCAATGCTTCCCTCAGGGGGGGGCCGAAGACCACCAACAGGCGCAAGGGGAGCCTGGAAACCACCGTCACCCGCTGCTTGGAGCAGGGCcgaagggggaagggggaccTGGAGACCACCGCTGAGCCTGAGGGGAGCCTAGAGACCGCTGCCGGGCCCAAGGAGGGCCTGGAGACCACCACCACCGCCTGCTCGGAGCAAAGCCGAGGTGGAAAACGGGTCCCGGAGCCCAAGGGGGGTCCAGCCCCTGGCGCGCGGCAGAAAGGCCACAGCCCGGAGGAGTGCGCAGTGATTTctctgggggaggaggaggaggaagaggaggaggaggaggaagaggaaggccCCGGGCGGTACCTGGCGGCCCTGGAGGccgtgcagctggagctggaggccGTGGAGGAGCAGGCGGCTCGCGCCTTCCGCCGCCTCCGCGCCAAATTCTGGCTCCGCCGGCGGCCGCACCTGCAACGCCGCAACCGCCTCATCCAGCACATCCCCGGTTTCTGGGTCACCGCC ttccTGAACCACCCCCAGCTCTCGGCCATGATCAGCGACCGCGACGAGGACGCCCTGAGCTACATGACGAGTTTACAG GTGGAAGAGTTTGGCCAAGCCCGCCCCGGGTGCAGGATCAGGTTCTTCTTCAGCGTCAACCCCTACTTCCAGAACGACGTCGTGGCCAAGGAGTTCGTGCGTGGCCCCTCCG gccaCCTGGTGTCCCATTCGACCCCCATCCGGTGGTGGCAGGGGCAGGACCCCCGCGCTCGTCCCCACAAgggtcccccggccccccgcagCTTCTTCGCCTGGTTTGGGGACCACAGTTTCCCCGCGGGGGATCGCATCGCTGAG ATCATCAAGGAGGAACTATGGCCAAACCCGCTGCAGTTCTACCTGCTGGGCGAGGGTGCCGAGGGGACCCCCGAAAG CGAGAGCGGGGAGGACTGCGTGGTGATCGTGGACGATGACGAGGATGTGCAGGAGATCCCCGATGATG gcAGTGGCGTGGAAGAGGTCCTGACCGAggaaccccccagccccccggatGGACTGACGGACCCCAATAGGGGCAGAGActaa
- the TSPYL2 gene encoding testis-specific Y-encoded-like protein 2 isoform X4 → MSGAGADRPSPAKLRRLDAPTGTDPAAVAHRETSPPAGGRGEGGGAHAGSAATGHAQSAGAPAPPSGGGLESAASLRGGLKTTMGPKGSLETAVTRCLEQGEGGLETPSKVTGSLETTREVTGSLETDAALRGGLKTTNRRKGSLETAVTRCLEQGRRGKGGLETTREVTGSLDTAATGHLEQHTRGKGSLETSSEVMGSLETTNRRKGSLKTTLTHCLEQGRRSQGGLETTSEVTGSLETTREITGSLETNASLRGGPKTTNRRKGSLETTVTRCLEQGRRGKGDLETTAEPEGSLETAAGPKEGLETTTTACSEQSRGGKRVPEPKGGPAPGARQKGHSPEECAVISLGEEEEEEEEEEEEEGPGRYLAALEAVQLELEAVEEQAARAFRRLRAKFWLRRRPHLQRRNRLIQHIPGFWVTAFLNHPQLSAMISDRDEDALSYMTSLQATWCPIRPPSGGGRGRTPALVPTRVPRPPAASSPGLGTTVSPRGIASLSESGEDCVVIVDDDEDVQEIPDDGSGVEEVLTEEPPSPPDGLTDPNRGRD, encoded by the exons atgagcggggccggggcggacCGGCCCTCCCCCGCCAAGCTCCGCCGCTTGGACGCGCCCACCGGGACGGACCCGGCCGCCGTCGCCCACCGGGAGACGTCACCCCCCGCCGGAGGTCGCGGTGAGGGCGGTGGCGCGCATGCGGGAAGCGCCGCGACCGGGCATGCGCAGAGCGCCGGCGCGCCAGCGCCCCCTAGCGGCGGCGGCTTGGAAAGCGCCGCTTCCCTCAGGGGGGGCCTGAAGACCACCATGGGGCCCAAGGGGAGCCTGGAGACCGCCGTCACCCGCTGCTTGGAGCAGGGCGAGGGGGGCCTGGAGACCCCCAGCAAGGTCACGGGGAGCCTGGAGACCACCAGGGAGGTCACGGGGAGCCTGGAGACCGATGCTGCCCTCAGGGGGGGCCTGAAGACCACCAACAGGCGTAAGGGGAGCCTGGAGACCGCTGTCACCCGCTGCTTGGAGCAGGGCcgaagggggaaggggggccTGGAGACCACCAGGGAGGTCACAGGGAGCCTGGACACCGCTGCCACCGGCCACTTGGAGCAGCACAcaagggggaaggggagcttGGAGACCAGCAGCGAGGTCATGGGGAGCCTGGAGACCACCAACAGGCGCAAGGGGAGCCTGAAGACCACTCTCACCCATTGCTtggagcaggggagaaggagCCAGGGGGGCCTGGAGACCACCAGTGAGGTCACGGGGAGCCTGGAGACCACCAGGGAGATCACGGGGAGCCTGGAAACCAATGCTTCCCTCAGGGGGGGGCCGAAGACCACCAACAGGCGCAAGGGGAGCCTGGAAACCACCGTCACCCGCTGCTTGGAGCAGGGCcgaagggggaagggggaccTGGAGACCACCGCTGAGCCTGAGGGGAGCCTAGAGACCGCTGCCGGGCCCAAGGAGGGCCTGGAGACCACCACCACCGCCTGCTCGGAGCAAAGCCGAGGTGGAAAACGGGTCCCGGAGCCCAAGGGGGGTCCAGCCCCTGGCGCGCGGCAGAAAGGCCACAGCCCGGAGGAGTGCGCAGTGATTTctctgggggaggaggaggaggaagaggaggaggaggaggaagaggaaggccCCGGGCGGTACCTGGCGGCCCTGGAGGccgtgcagctggagctggaggccGTGGAGGAGCAGGCGGCTCGCGCCTTCCGCCGCCTCCGCGCCAAATTCTGGCTCCGCCGGCGGCCGCACCTGCAACGCCGCAACCGCCTCATCCAGCACATCCCCGGTTTCTGGGTCACCGCC ttccTGAACCACCCCCAGCTCTCGGCCATGATCAGCGACCGCGACGAGGACGCCCTGAGCTACATGACGAGTTTACAG gccaCCTGGTGTCCCATTCGACCCCCATCCGGTGGTGGCAGGGGCAGGACCCCCGCGCTCGTCCCCACAAgggtcccccggccccccgcagCTTCTTCGCCTGGTTTGGGGACCACAGTTTCCCCGCGGGGGATCGCATCGCTGAG CGAGAGCGGGGAGGACTGCGTGGTGATCGTGGACGATGACGAGGATGTGCAGGAGATCCCCGATGATG gcAGTGGCGTGGAAGAGGTCCTGACCGAggaaccccccagccccccggatGGACTGACGGACCCCAATAGGGGCAGAGActaa
- the TSPYL2 gene encoding testis-specific Y-encoded-like protein 2 isoform X2, whose amino-acid sequence MSGAGADRPSPAKLRRLDAPTGTDPAAVAHRETSPPAGGRGEGGGAHAGSAATGHAQSAGAPAPPSGGGLESAASLRGGLKTTMGPKGSLETAVTRCLEQGEGGLETPSKVTGSLETTREVTGSLETDAALRGGLKTTNRRKGSLETAVTRCLEQGRRGKGGLETTREVTGSLDTAATGHLEQHTRGKGSLETSSEVMGSLETTNRRKGSLKTTLTHCLEQGRRSQGGLETTSEVTGSLETTREITGSLETNASLRGGPKTTNRRKGSLETTVTRCLEQGRRGKGDLETTAEPEGSLETAAGPKEGLETTTTACSEQSRGGKRVPEPKGGPAPGARQKGHSPEECAVISLGEEEEEEEEEEEEEGPGRYLAALEAVQLELEAVEEQAARAFRRLRAKFWLRRRPHLQRRNRLIQHIPGFWVTAFLNHPQLSAMISDRDEDALSYMTSLQNDVVAKEFVRGPSGHLVSHSTPIRWWQGQDPRARPHKGPPAPRSFFAWFGDHSFPAGDRIAEIIKEELWPNPLQFYLLGEGAEGTPESESGEDCVVIVDDDEDVQEIPDDGSGVEEVLTEEPPSPPDGLTDPNRGRD is encoded by the exons atgagcggggccggggcggacCGGCCCTCCCCCGCCAAGCTCCGCCGCTTGGACGCGCCCACCGGGACGGACCCGGCCGCCGTCGCCCACCGGGAGACGTCACCCCCCGCCGGAGGTCGCGGTGAGGGCGGTGGCGCGCATGCGGGAAGCGCCGCGACCGGGCATGCGCAGAGCGCCGGCGCGCCAGCGCCCCCTAGCGGCGGCGGCTTGGAAAGCGCCGCTTCCCTCAGGGGGGGCCTGAAGACCACCATGGGGCCCAAGGGGAGCCTGGAGACCGCCGTCACCCGCTGCTTGGAGCAGGGCGAGGGGGGCCTGGAGACCCCCAGCAAGGTCACGGGGAGCCTGGAGACCACCAGGGAGGTCACGGGGAGCCTGGAGACCGATGCTGCCCTCAGGGGGGGCCTGAAGACCACCAACAGGCGTAAGGGGAGCCTGGAGACCGCTGTCACCCGCTGCTTGGAGCAGGGCcgaagggggaaggggggccTGGAGACCACCAGGGAGGTCACAGGGAGCCTGGACACCGCTGCCACCGGCCACTTGGAGCAGCACAcaagggggaaggggagcttGGAGACCAGCAGCGAGGTCATGGGGAGCCTGGAGACCACCAACAGGCGCAAGGGGAGCCTGAAGACCACTCTCACCCATTGCTtggagcaggggagaaggagCCAGGGGGGCCTGGAGACCACCAGTGAGGTCACGGGGAGCCTGGAGACCACCAGGGAGATCACGGGGAGCCTGGAAACCAATGCTTCCCTCAGGGGGGGGCCGAAGACCACCAACAGGCGCAAGGGGAGCCTGGAAACCACCGTCACCCGCTGCTTGGAGCAGGGCcgaagggggaagggggaccTGGAGACCACCGCTGAGCCTGAGGGGAGCCTAGAGACCGCTGCCGGGCCCAAGGAGGGCCTGGAGACCACCACCACCGCCTGCTCGGAGCAAAGCCGAGGTGGAAAACGGGTCCCGGAGCCCAAGGGGGGTCCAGCCCCTGGCGCGCGGCAGAAAGGCCACAGCCCGGAGGAGTGCGCAGTGATTTctctgggggaggaggaggaggaagaggaggaggaggaggaagaggaaggccCCGGGCGGTACCTGGCGGCCCTGGAGGccgtgcagctggagctggaggccGTGGAGGAGCAGGCGGCTCGCGCCTTCCGCCGCCTCCGCGCCAAATTCTGGCTCCGCCGGCGGCCGCACCTGCAACGCCGCAACCGCCTCATCCAGCACATCCCCGGTTTCTGGGTCACCGCC ttccTGAACCACCCCCAGCTCTCGGCCATGATCAGCGACCGCGACGAGGACGCCCTGAGCTACATGACGAGTTTACAG AACGACGTCGTGGCCAAGGAGTTCGTGCGTGGCCCCTCCG gccaCCTGGTGTCCCATTCGACCCCCATCCGGTGGTGGCAGGGGCAGGACCCCCGCGCTCGTCCCCACAAgggtcccccggccccccgcagCTTCTTCGCCTGGTTTGGGGACCACAGTTTCCCCGCGGGGGATCGCATCGCTGAG ATCATCAAGGAGGAACTATGGCCAAACCCGCTGCAGTTCTACCTGCTGGGCGAGGGTGCCGAGGGGACCCCCGAAAG CGAGAGCGGGGAGGACTGCGTGGTGATCGTGGACGATGACGAGGATGTGCAGGAGATCCCCGATGATG gcAGTGGCGTGGAAGAGGTCCTGACCGAggaaccccccagccccccggatGGACTGACGGACCCCAATAGGGGCAGAGActaa
- the TSPYL2 gene encoding testis-specific Y-encoded-like protein 2 isoform X3, translated as MSGAGADRPSPAKLRRLDAPTGTDPAAVAHRETSPPAGGRGEGGGAHAGSAATGHAQSAGAPAPPSGGGLESAASLRGGLKTTMGPKGSLETAVTRCLEQGEGGLETPSKVTGSLETTREVTGSLETDAALRGGLKTTNRRKGSLETAVTRCLEQGRRGKGGLETTREVTGSLDTAATGHLEQHTRGKGSLETSSEVMGSLETTNRRKGSLKTTLTHCLEQGRRSQGGLETTSEVTGSLETTREITGSLETNASLRGGPKTTNRRKGSLETTVTRCLEQGRRGKGDLETTAEPEGSLETAAGPKEGLETTTTACSEQSRGGKRVPEPKGGPAPGARQKGHSPEECAVISLGEEEEEEEEEEEEEGPGRYLAALEAVQLELEAVEEQAARAFRRLRAKFWLRRRPHLQRRNRLIQHIPGFWVTAFLNHPQLSAMISDRDEDALSYMTSLQVEEFGQARPGCRIRFFFSVNPYFQNDVVAKEFVRGPSGHLVSHSTPIRWWQGQDPRARPHKGPPAPRSFFAWFGDHSFPAGDRIAERERGGLRGDRGR; from the exons atgagcggggccggggcggacCGGCCCTCCCCCGCCAAGCTCCGCCGCTTGGACGCGCCCACCGGGACGGACCCGGCCGCCGTCGCCCACCGGGAGACGTCACCCCCCGCCGGAGGTCGCGGTGAGGGCGGTGGCGCGCATGCGGGAAGCGCCGCGACCGGGCATGCGCAGAGCGCCGGCGCGCCAGCGCCCCCTAGCGGCGGCGGCTTGGAAAGCGCCGCTTCCCTCAGGGGGGGCCTGAAGACCACCATGGGGCCCAAGGGGAGCCTGGAGACCGCCGTCACCCGCTGCTTGGAGCAGGGCGAGGGGGGCCTGGAGACCCCCAGCAAGGTCACGGGGAGCCTGGAGACCACCAGGGAGGTCACGGGGAGCCTGGAGACCGATGCTGCCCTCAGGGGGGGCCTGAAGACCACCAACAGGCGTAAGGGGAGCCTGGAGACCGCTGTCACCCGCTGCTTGGAGCAGGGCcgaagggggaaggggggccTGGAGACCACCAGGGAGGTCACAGGGAGCCTGGACACCGCTGCCACCGGCCACTTGGAGCAGCACAcaagggggaaggggagcttGGAGACCAGCAGCGAGGTCATGGGGAGCCTGGAGACCACCAACAGGCGCAAGGGGAGCCTGAAGACCACTCTCACCCATTGCTtggagcaggggagaaggagCCAGGGGGGCCTGGAGACCACCAGTGAGGTCACGGGGAGCCTGGAGACCACCAGGGAGATCACGGGGAGCCTGGAAACCAATGCTTCCCTCAGGGGGGGGCCGAAGACCACCAACAGGCGCAAGGGGAGCCTGGAAACCACCGTCACCCGCTGCTTGGAGCAGGGCcgaagggggaagggggaccTGGAGACCACCGCTGAGCCTGAGGGGAGCCTAGAGACCGCTGCCGGGCCCAAGGAGGGCCTGGAGACCACCACCACCGCCTGCTCGGAGCAAAGCCGAGGTGGAAAACGGGTCCCGGAGCCCAAGGGGGGTCCAGCCCCTGGCGCGCGGCAGAAAGGCCACAGCCCGGAGGAGTGCGCAGTGATTTctctgggggaggaggaggaggaagaggaggaggaggaggaagaggaaggccCCGGGCGGTACCTGGCGGCCCTGGAGGccgtgcagctggagctggaggccGTGGAGGAGCAGGCGGCTCGCGCCTTCCGCCGCCTCCGCGCCAAATTCTGGCTCCGCCGGCGGCCGCACCTGCAACGCCGCAACCGCCTCATCCAGCACATCCCCGGTTTCTGGGTCACCGCC ttccTGAACCACCCCCAGCTCTCGGCCATGATCAGCGACCGCGACGAGGACGCCCTGAGCTACATGACGAGTTTACAG GTGGAAGAGTTTGGCCAAGCCCGCCCCGGGTGCAGGATCAGGTTCTTCTTCAGCGTCAACCCCTACTTCCAGAACGACGTCGTGGCCAAGGAGTTCGTGCGTGGCCCCTCCG gccaCCTGGTGTCCCATTCGACCCCCATCCGGTGGTGGCAGGGGCAGGACCCCCGCGCTCGTCCCCACAAgggtcccccggccccccgcagCTTCTTCGCCTGGTTTGGGGACCACAGTTTCCCCGCGGGGGATCGCATCGCTGAG CGAGAGCGGGGAGGACTGCGTGGTGATCGTGGACGATGA
- the TSPYL2 gene encoding testis-specific Y-encoded-like protein 2 isoform X5, giving the protein MSGAGADRPSPAKLRRLDAPTGTDPAAVAHRETSPPAGGRGEGGGAHAGSAATGHAQSAGAPAPPSGGGLESAASLRGGLKTTMGPKGSLETAVTRCLEQGEGGLETPSKVTGSLETTREVTGSLETDAALRGGLKTTNRRKGSLETAVTRCLEQGRRGKGGLETTREVTGSLDTAATGHLEQHTRGKGSLETSSEVMGSLETTNRRKGSLKTTLTHCLEQGRRSQGGLETTSEVTGSLETTREITGSLETNASLRGGPKTTNRRKGSLETTVTRCLEQGRRGKGDLETTAEPEGSLETAAGPKEGLETTTTACSEQSRGGKRVPEPKGGPAPGARQKGHSPEECAVISLGEEEEEEEEEEEEEGPGRYLAALEAVQLELEAVEEQAARAFRRLRAKFWLRRRPHLQRRNRLIQHIPGFWVTAFLNHPQLSAMISDRDEDALSYMTSLQATWCPIRPPSGGGRGRTPALVPTRVPRPPAASSPGLGTTVSPRGIASLRSSRRNYGQTRCSSTCWARVPRGPPKARAGRTAW; this is encoded by the exons atgagcggggccggggcggacCGGCCCTCCCCCGCCAAGCTCCGCCGCTTGGACGCGCCCACCGGGACGGACCCGGCCGCCGTCGCCCACCGGGAGACGTCACCCCCCGCCGGAGGTCGCGGTGAGGGCGGTGGCGCGCATGCGGGAAGCGCCGCGACCGGGCATGCGCAGAGCGCCGGCGCGCCAGCGCCCCCTAGCGGCGGCGGCTTGGAAAGCGCCGCTTCCCTCAGGGGGGGCCTGAAGACCACCATGGGGCCCAAGGGGAGCCTGGAGACCGCCGTCACCCGCTGCTTGGAGCAGGGCGAGGGGGGCCTGGAGACCCCCAGCAAGGTCACGGGGAGCCTGGAGACCACCAGGGAGGTCACGGGGAGCCTGGAGACCGATGCTGCCCTCAGGGGGGGCCTGAAGACCACCAACAGGCGTAAGGGGAGCCTGGAGACCGCTGTCACCCGCTGCTTGGAGCAGGGCcgaagggggaaggggggccTGGAGACCACCAGGGAGGTCACAGGGAGCCTGGACACCGCTGCCACCGGCCACTTGGAGCAGCACAcaagggggaaggggagcttGGAGACCAGCAGCGAGGTCATGGGGAGCCTGGAGACCACCAACAGGCGCAAGGGGAGCCTGAAGACCACTCTCACCCATTGCTtggagcaggggagaaggagCCAGGGGGGCCTGGAGACCACCAGTGAGGTCACGGGGAGCCTGGAGACCACCAGGGAGATCACGGGGAGCCTGGAAACCAATGCTTCCCTCAGGGGGGGGCCGAAGACCACCAACAGGCGCAAGGGGAGCCTGGAAACCACCGTCACCCGCTGCTTGGAGCAGGGCcgaagggggaagggggaccTGGAGACCACCGCTGAGCCTGAGGGGAGCCTAGAGACCGCTGCCGGGCCCAAGGAGGGCCTGGAGACCACCACCACCGCCTGCTCGGAGCAAAGCCGAGGTGGAAAACGGGTCCCGGAGCCCAAGGGGGGTCCAGCCCCTGGCGCGCGGCAGAAAGGCCACAGCCCGGAGGAGTGCGCAGTGATTTctctgggggaggaggaggaggaagaggaggaggaggaggaagaggaaggccCCGGGCGGTACCTGGCGGCCCTGGAGGccgtgcagctggagctggaggccGTGGAGGAGCAGGCGGCTCGCGCCTTCCGCCGCCTCCGCGCCAAATTCTGGCTCCGCCGGCGGCCGCACCTGCAACGCCGCAACCGCCTCATCCAGCACATCCCCGGTTTCTGGGTCACCGCC ttccTGAACCACCCCCAGCTCTCGGCCATGATCAGCGACCGCGACGAGGACGCCCTGAGCTACATGACGAGTTTACAG gccaCCTGGTGTCCCATTCGACCCCCATCCGGTGGTGGCAGGGGCAGGACCCCCGCGCTCGTCCCCACAAgggtcccccggccccccgcagCTTCTTCGCCTGGTTTGGGGACCACAGTTTCCCCGCGGGGGATCGCATCGCTGAG ATCATCAAGGAGGAACTATGGCCAAACCCGCTGCAGTTCTACCTGCTGGGCGAGGGTGCCGAGGGGACCCCCGAAAG CGAGAGCGGGGAGGACTGCGTGGTGA